A region of Trypanosoma brucei brucei TREU927 chromosome 1, complete sequence DNA encodes the following proteins:
- a CDS encoding hypothetical protein, unlikely (unlikely gene predicted by glimmer) codes for MRDKEKRSESVGHYYYYFFFLAAKLYIPYIMFTAAFISLHFLYSV; via the coding sequence ATGAGagataaagagaaaagatCAGAGAGTGTcggtcattattattattattttttttttttggctgcaAAACTTTACATTCCCTATATTATGTTCACAGCTGCCTTCATTTCTTTGCACTTTCTCTACTCCGTATaa